Proteins found in one Penaeus vannamei isolate JL-2024 chromosome 29, ASM4276789v1, whole genome shotgun sequence genomic segment:
- the hd gene encoding protein downstream neighbor of son homolog, with protein MDAQSSPTSPGWIKPGDVMRVRKLKAKRKALQARMSALTPLQILAPAKGLSDTPEGRGIKRRNPFKCSPNKKQRAEEDGDLEITSDASLFRLLSPSAPKQKVSSQQVYSFSNILKLQQQEELSLKTEEEVPSVTWTEQLAVDWSLKSRVRFKSTKPLPWKHNFKTSEEASGTTGFVRCLNSTSDNSEDRTLDTSPNAQFYQCCLIWQYPSLPWLQLFPRDNLKVTTQTGLFGTDKKLGDAIHAEWSESLRSLHQLLRVRQCPYFYVCGPTFTCLFRAAGVAGISQAHALITPTTRGFREAMKNEDIEFEMPFHNNGTKNGQDPGNEQGGRMQEPQQEDEEEEEEEEEKEEATSWLENLGVETSQFPNLNPNRVKLEREKFKNVDKTAASLVYVEGMETQGLINFLLNSRSCVGTTGLLAGVPPTLLAPVAFQGSTLKTLKAKGSVIRQEGDMHHSMEVSGPILPHTVHQLCSLLSLATDSYTLSLVPVPSTLPFSQHSHHDADAAPQAFAQEGLVDCGFDASVRSLICTPHRTEQEETDLPPTYREVTYKDKKFTWTDKLQ; from the exons ATGGATGCGCAGTCATCACCCACCTCCCCGGGTTGGATCAAACCTGGAGATGTCATGCGTGTGAGAAAATTGAAGGCCAAGCGCAAGGCTCTGCAAGCGCGCATGAGTGCCCTCACCCCCTTGCAAATCCTGGCCCCAGCGAAAGGACTCAGCGACACCCCAGAAGGCCGTGGAATCAAGAGAAGAAATCCATTCAA ATGTTCCCCCAACAAAAAGCAGCGAGCGGAAGAAGACGGTGACCTGGAGATAACGAGTGACGCATCCCTTTTTCGTCTGCTAAGTCCATCTGCACCAAAGCAGAAGGTGTCTTCACAACAGGTTTACAGTTTTTCCAACATTCTCAAGCTACAACAGCAGGAGGAACTCTCACTCAag acagaagaagaagtTCCTTCTGTGACGTGGACAGAGCAGCTGGCGGTTGATTGGAGTCTTAAGAGCAGAGTGCGGTTCAAGTCAACTAAGCCGCTCCCATGGAAACACAATTTTAAG ACATCAGAGGAAGCCTCTGGGACAACAGGCTTCGTGCGCTGCCTGAACTCCACATCAGATAACAGTGAAGACAGAACCCTTGACACATCACCAAATGCCCAGTTCTATCAGTGTTGCCTCATCTGGCAGTACCCCAGTCTGCCTTGGCTCCAGCTCTTTCCCCGGGACAACTTGAAAGTTACGACACAGACGGGACTCTTCGGCACTGACAAGAAACTGGGAGATGCTATTCATGCTGAGTG GAGCGAAAGCCTGCGTTCACTCCACCAGCTGCTGCGTGTGAGGCAATGTCCATACTTCTATGTCTGTGGCCCCACCTTCACGTGCCTATTCCGAGCAGCAGGCGTGGCAGGCATTTCACAAGCCCACGCCCTCATCACACCAACAACTAGGGGTTTTAGAGAAGCCATGAAGAATGAAG ACATTGAATTTGAAATGCCATTCCACAACAACGGCACAAAGAATGGACAGGATCCAGGCAACGAACAGGGGGGCAGGATGCAGGAGCCTCagcaggaagatgaggaagaagaggaggaggaggaagaaaaggaggaggctaCTTCCTGGCTAGAGAATCTTGGGGTCGAAACCTCGCAGTTCCCTAATCTGAACCCCAATCGCGTAAAGCT agaaagagaaaagttcaAGAATGTAGATAAAACAGCCGCATCCCTGGTGTATGTGGAAGGGATGGAGACCCAGGGCCTCATCAACTTCCTCTTGAACAGCCGCAGTTGTGTGGGTACCACGGGACTCTTGGCCGGAGTGCCACCCACTCTCCTGGCCCCTGTGGCCTTTCAGGGCAGCACACTCAAGACACTCAAG GCCAAAGGAAGTGTGATCCGGCAGGAGGGTGACATGCACCACAGTATGGAGGTGTCAGGCCCCATCCTGCCCCACACTGTGCATCAGCtgtgctccctcctctccctagcgACAGACAGCTACACCCTCTCACTTGTCCCTGTTCCATCCACACTTCCCTTCTCGCAGCACAGCCACCATGATGCGGATGCTGCTCCTCAG GCTTTTGCACAAGAAGGCCTGGTGGACTGTGGGTTCGATGCCAGCGTGCGCTCCCTCATTTGCACTCCACATAGAACAGAACAGGAGGAGACGGACTTGCCACCAACGTACCGTGAAGTTACATACAAAGATAAAAAGTTCACGTGGACTGACAAATTACAATGA
- the LOC113814332 gene encoding protein snakeskin, with amino-acid sequence MAFPDLDTQVLLTPSGFLKVCETAMTILALSISQGIPGLGFGSESLDFFGGGTLVLSLVVSPLLLLTLLLGGQQIQKALFEMEVNFILAILMVVLGGLTIHTFSVQPGRSSPVADSGKAVGSMCLVNSVFYGLDTFFAYQNYRCA; translated from the exons atGGCCTTTCCTGACTTAGACACGCAAGTCCTTCTCACTCCTTCAGGATTCCTCAAGGTCTGCGAAACG GCCATGACCATCCTCGCCCTCAGCATCTCCCAGGGCATCCCCGGCCTCGGCTTCGGGAGCGAGAGCCTGGACTTCTTCGGGGGAGGGACCCTGGTGCTCTCGCTGGTCGTGAGTCCGCTCCTCCTCCTGACTCTTCTCTTGGGGGGCCAGCAGATACAGAAGGCGCTCTTT GAAATGGAAGTGAACTTCATTCTGGCGATTCTCATGGTGGTGTTGGGCGGGCTTACTATCCACACCTTCAGCGTCCAGCCAGGAAGGTCCTCTCCCGTGGCGGATTCTGGAAAGGCTGTTGGCTCCATGTGTCTCGTCAACTCCGTTTTCTATGGCCTCGACACCTTCTTTGCTTACCAGAATTACAGATGTGCTTAA